A section of the Primulina eburnea isolate SZY01 chromosome 1, ASM2296580v1, whole genome shotgun sequence genome encodes:
- the LOC140826694 gene encoding membrane protein of ER body-like protein isoform X2, translating to MGNEAWRLEQVEEEEETTLLLVRKSKTEKNGSKVSETSTIIHGMNYKVISESDGQAIQSTFTANGSHKEEPDGVFEDEAENLVFFDKVQGVGHGKMEVSSESDKASEEIESADIDLIDEETEYDVETVLQKQNTHDLYCPNCNSCITGRVILRKRKRNKIQISVKRAKTENPPVQESDDQVHPHHIIGAEEDRDSGPDLFRCLSCFSFFMPTGNGFKFWKFGDKSRKENVRDEQVPRKKSWFPSIFAPHNQNTAIEQDVSRASEPLLGTGKNYDTLECEDKILLSPRHDHSTNDAKMEQHEIVAGYHLKEPIISNDQLEVVSGYYLKEPIISKEPLAVFAGYHLKEPIRGDEEVGVVAGYHLKEPVISKDVQVTHGSDLSVTTLTVDETEIVNEEPAQDAISVSRKGGSNLVIFSNEYGSTTIEKSEEGQIFIQTAQKGSTGEDTVITIDSYPATEIIRGIVIPAETAIPTQPTTQNGIPAQGRTEDVRRNSKIEVIKSIVYGGLAELITSLGVVSSAAGGDATTLNILALGMANLIGGFFVICHNLWELRCEQTDQVNSQSRYQELLGQRQNFKLHAIVCVLSYLIFGLTPIVVYGFSFRQSEESELKLVVVGAVSLVCIIALSIGKAYVCRPPKAYIKTVVNFVILGFMASGISYAAGVLVKRFLERLGLFQSTSVSDMIFNRDTTWASY from the exons ATGGGAAACGAAGCGTGGAGACTGGAGCAGGTCGAAGAAGAAGAGGAAACTACTCTTCTTCTAGTAAGAAAATCAAAAACTGAGAAAAATGGTAGCAAAGTCTCCGAAACTTCTACTATTATTCATGGAATGAATTATAAAGTAATTTCTGAGAGTGATGGACAAGCAATTCAGTCAACTTTCACAGCGAATGGATCTCACAAAGAAGAACCTGATGGGGTTTTTGAAGACGAAGCGGAGAACCTTGTTTTCTTTGACAAAGTTCAAG GTGTTGGGCATGGAAAGATGGAGGTATCATCTGAGAGTGATAAGGCCTCGGAAGAGATTGAAAGTGCAGATATTGATCTGATAGACGAGGAAACAGAATACGACGTCGAAACAGTGTTACAAAAACAAAACACGCATGATCTATACTGTCCTAATTGCAATTCTTGCATCACAGGAAGGGTTATTCTTCGCAAAAGAAAACGCAACAAAATTCAAATTTCGGTTAAGCGTGCCAAAACAGAAAATCCACCAGTTCAGGAATCTGATGATCAAGTTCATCCTCACCATATTATTGGTGCAGAAGAAGATCGTGACTCAGGGCCCGATTTATTTAGATGTTTATCATGCTTCAGCTTTTTTATGCCAACTG GAAACGGGTTCAAGTTTTGGAAATTTGGGGACAAAAGTAGGAAAGAAAATGTCCGGGATGAACAAGTACCACGTAAAAAGAGCTGGTTTCCCTCCATATTTGCACCACACAACCAGAACACAGCAATTGAGCAAG ATGTTTCTCGTGCTTCTGAACCACTTTTAGGGACTGGTAAAAATTATGACACTTTGGAATGTGAAGATAAGATCTTATTGTctccaaggcatgatcattcCACAAATG atgCTAAAATGGAACAGCATGAAATAGTCGCTGGCTATCATTTGAAAGAACCGATAATAAGCAACGACCAGCTTGAAGTAGTCTCTGGCTATTATTTGAAAGAACCAATAATAAGCAAGGAGCCGCTTGCAGTATTCGCTGGTTATCATTTGAAAGAACCAATAAGAGGCGATGAAGAGGTTGGAGTAGTAGCTGGCTATCACTTGAAAGAACCAGTTATAAGCAAAGATGTCCAAGTCACTCATGGCAGTGATCTATCGGTAACAACACTTACAGTAGACGAAACAGAAATTGTTAATGAAGAACCTGCACAAGATGCTATCTCCGTTTCAAGAAAAGGTGGATCAAATCTGGTGATCTTCTCAAACGAATATGGATCTACGACTATTGAGAAATCCGAGGAAGGCCAAATATTCATTCAGACAGCTCAAAAGGGAAGCACTG GGGAGGATACTGTAATAACTATAGACTCGTATCCAGCCACTGAAATAATTCGAGGCATAGTCATTCCAGCAGAAACAGCCATTCCGACACAACCTACCACTCAGAATGGTATACCAGCGCAAGGACGAACAGAGGATGTTAGAAGAAATTCTAAAATAGAAGTTATTAAAAGCATAGTTTATGGTGGATTGGCGGAGTTGATTACCAGCCTAGGTGTTGTGTCATCTGCAGCTGGAGGTGATGCCACCACAT TGAATATTCTAGCTCTCGGAATGGCCAATCTGATAGGAGGATTCTTCGTCATTTGTCACAAT CTTTGGGAACTAAGATGTGAGCAGACAGACCAAGTAAACAGTCAAAGTCGATACCAAGAGCTCCTAGGCCAAAGGCAGAACTTCAAACTTCACGCAATAGTTTGCGTTCTATCATATCTCATATTTGGTTTAACGCCTATCGTAGTGTATGGTTTTTCATTCCGGCAAAGTGAAGAAAGTGAACTAAAACTTGTGGTGGTAGGAGCAGTCTCTCTCGTGTGCATTATTGCTCTATCTATTGGAAAAGCCTATGTGTGTAGACCGCCTAAGGCTTACATAAAAACAGTCGTAAATTTTGTTATATTGGGGTTCATGGCCTCAGGAATTTCATATGCTGCTGGTGTGCTGGTGAAGAGATTTTTGGAGAGGCTTGGTCTGTTCCAATCAACTTCAGTTTCTGATatgatttttaatcgagacaCAACATGGGCTTCTTATTGA
- the LOC140826694 gene encoding uncharacterized protein isoform X3: MGNEAWRLEQVEEEEETTLLLVRKSKTEKNGSKVSETSTIIHGMNYKVISESDGQAIQSTFTANGSHKEEPDGVFEDEAENLVFFDKVQGLWKCRICSWTYQNGSVCIDHIQNHNGQFHKPMHDKILNFETEGVGHGKMEVSSESDKASEEIESADIDLIDEETEYDVETVLQKQNTHDLYCPNCNSCITGRVILRKRKRNKIQISVKRAKTENPPVQESDDQVHPHHIIGAEEDRDSGPDLFRCLSCFSFFMPTGNGFKFWKFGDKSRKENVRDEQVPRKKSWFPSIFAPHNQNTAIEQDVSRASEPLLGTGKNYDTLECEDKILLSPRHDHSTNDAKMEQHEIVAGYHLKEPIISNDQLEVVSGYYLKEPIISKEPLAVFAGYHLKEPIRGDEEVGVVAGYHLKEPVISKDVQVTHGSDLSVTTLTVDETEIVNEEPAQDAISVSRKGGSNLVIFSNEYGSTTIEKSEEGQIFIQTAQKGSTDAKMEQQEILTGYHLKEPIISNDQFEVVSGYYLKEPIISKEPLAVFAGYHLKEPIRGDEEVGVVAGYHLKEPVISKDVPVTHDSNLLVTTFTVEETEIVNEEPAQDAISVSRKGGSNLVIFSNDGSTTIEKSEEGQILIQTGTGT, translated from the exons ATGGGAAACGAAGCGTGGAGACTGGAGCAGGTCGAAGAAGAAGAGGAAACTACTCTTCTTCTAGTAAGAAAATCAAAAACTGAGAAAAATGGTAGCAAAGTCTCCGAAACTTCTACTATTATTCATGGAATGAATTATAAAGTAATTTCTGAGAGTGATGGACAAGCAATTCAGTCAACTTTCACAGCGAATGGATCTCACAAAGAAGAACCTGATGGGGTTTTTGAAGACGAAGCGGAGAACCTTGTTTTCTTTGACAAAGTTCAAG gattatggaaGTGTCGAATCTGCAGTTGGACATATCAGAATGGAAGTGTCTGTATTGACCACATTCAGAATCATAATGGGCAATTTCATAAGCCGATGCatgacaaaattttaaattttgaaactgAAG GTGTTGGGCATGGAAAGATGGAGGTATCATCTGAGAGTGATAAGGCCTCGGAAGAGATTGAAAGTGCAGATATTGATCTGATAGACGAGGAAACAGAATACGACGTCGAAACAGTGTTACAAAAACAAAACACGCATGATCTATACTGTCCTAATTGCAATTCTTGCATCACAGGAAGGGTTATTCTTCGCAAAAGAAAACGCAACAAAATTCAAATTTCGGTTAAGCGTGCCAAAACAGAAAATCCACCAGTTCAGGAATCTGATGATCAAGTTCATCCTCACCATATTATTGGTGCAGAAGAAGATCGTGACTCAGGGCCCGATTTATTTAGATGTTTATCATGCTTCAGCTTTTTTATGCCAACTG GAAACGGGTTCAAGTTTTGGAAATTTGGGGACAAAAGTAGGAAAGAAAATGTCCGGGATGAACAAGTACCACGTAAAAAGAGCTGGTTTCCCTCCATATTTGCACCACACAACCAGAACACAGCAATTGAGCAAG ATGTTTCTCGTGCTTCTGAACCACTTTTAGGGACTGGTAAAAATTATGACACTTTGGAATGTGAAGATAAGATCTTATTGTctccaaggcatgatcattcCACAAATG atgCTAAAATGGAACAGCATGAAATAGTCGCTGGCTATCATTTGAAAGAACCGATAATAAGCAACGACCAGCTTGAAGTAGTCTCTGGCTATTATTTGAAAGAACCAATAATAAGCAAGGAGCCGCTTGCAGTATTCGCTGGTTATCATTTGAAAGAACCAATAAGAGGCGATGAAGAGGTTGGAGTAGTAGCTGGCTATCACTTGAAAGAACCAGTTATAAGCAAAGATGTCCAAGTCACTCATGGCAGTGATCTATCGGTAACAACACTTACAGTAGACGAAACAGAAATTGTTAATGAAGAACCTGCACAAGATGCTATCTCCGTTTCAAGAAAAGGTGGATCAAATCTGGTGATCTTCTCAAACGAATATGGATCTACGACTATTGAGAAATCCGAGGAAGGCCAAATATTCATTCAGACAGCTCAAAAGGGAAGCACTG atgCTAAAATGGAACAGCAAGAAATACTCACTGGCTATCATTTGAAAGAACCGATAATAAGTAATGACCAGTTTGAAGTAGTCTCTGGCTATTATTTGAAAGAACCAATAATAAGCAAGGAGCCGCTTGCAGTATTCGCTGGTTATCATTTGAAAGAACCAATAAGAGGCGATGAAGAGGTTGGAGTAGTAGCTGGCTATCACTTGAAAGAACCAGTTATAAGCAAAGATGTCCCAGTCACTCATGACAGTAATCTATTGGTAACAACATTTACAGTAGAAGAAACAGAAATTGTTAATGAAGAACCTGCACAAGATGCTATCTCCGTTTCAAGAAAAGGTGGATCAAATCTGGTGATCTTCTCAAACGATGGATCTACGACTATTGAGAAATCCGAGGAAGGCCAAATACTCATTCAGACAGGCACTGGTACGTAG
- the LOC140826715 gene encoding aluminum-activated malate transporter 4-like, whose product MAANYGSLRQSFVERSKERLLSRGIYSNVGFGDSYVADEGCLHRIFRVMGQKFSKLWSDVKQIAVGSFEMGRSDPRKVVFAAKMSIALSLVSLLVFFKKPSNYISQHYIWAILTVVVVFEFSVGATLSKGFNRALGTLSAGVLALGIGHLSEMAGRIQEVFIVIGIFVAAFLASYLKLHPAMKQYEYGFRVFLLTYCMVLVSGSSKFVETAVSRLLLIAIGAGICLLVNVCIYPIWSGEDLHKLVVKNFRGVATSLEGCINMYLQSIEYSRIPSKILLYQASDDPLYSGYRAAVESISQEESLLNFAVWEPPHGRYRMFNYPWNEYVKVSGALRHCAFMVMAMHGCILSEIQSSTELRQVFKDRIQKVGTEGANVLRLLGEKVERMEKLSPQDILLEVHDAAEDLQMMIDQKSYLLVNAESWESGKLPGKFSDPEQLQEIKDNEKRPFVMNSLSESAYLKSSLSIRNFDPHNPNASVISVSQWGSGENVLRQQTMWPSRLSLINDSISNEREARTYESASALSLASFTSSLIEFVARLQNIVKSFEELSEKAKFREPVESSGTKSVGFWAWLLKRIGRKD is encoded by the exons ATGGCTGCAAATTATGGATCACTGAGGCAAAGTTTTGTAGAGAGAAGCAAAGAGAGATTGCTTTCGCGGGGAATCTACTCTAACGTTGGATTTGGTGATTCTTACGTCGCAGATGAAGGCTGTTTGCACCGGATTTTTCGTGTCATGGGTCAAAAGTTTTCCAAGTTGTGGAGCGATGTTAAGCAAATTGCAGTTGGTTCGTTTGAAATGGGAAGATCCGACCCGAGAAAAGTGGTGTTTGCGGCTAAAATGAGCATTGCTTTGTCTCTGGTGTCGTTGCTTGTGTTTTTTAAAAAGCCCAGTAATTATATTAGCCAACACTACATCTGGGCTATTCTTACTGTTGTTGTTGTGTTTGAATTTAGCGTAG GAGCTACCCTAAGTAAAGGTTTCAACCGGGCACTGGGGACCTTGTCTGCTGGAGTACTGGCTCTTGGGATTGGACATTTGTCTGAGATGGCTGGACGGATTCAAGAAGTGTTTATTGTAATCGGGATTTTTGTGGCAG CTTTTCTCGCTAGCTACTTGAAGTTGCATCCAGCGATGAAGCAGTATGAGTATGGGTTTAGGGTGTTCTTGTTGACGTATTGTATGGTATTGGTATCAGGATCTTCAAAATTTGTTGAAACAGCTGTTTCGAGATTGCTGCTTATTGCTATTGGGGCTGGTATATGTTTGCTTGTGAATGTATGTATTTACCCAATTTGGTCTGGGGAGGATTTGCACAAGCTTGTCGTTAAGAATTTCAGGGGTGTTGCTACTTCACTGGAAG GCTGTATCAACATGTACTTGCAGTCTATTGAATACAGTAGAATACCTTCAAAAATTCTACTTTACCAGGCGTCAGATGATCCTTTGTATAGTGGATATAGAGCTGCGGTGGAGTCAATTAGCCAAGAGGAGTCTTTG TTAAATTTTGCTGTATGGGAACCGCCTCATGGCCGTTACAGAATGTTCAATTATCCTTGGAACGAATATGTTAAAGTCAGCGGCGCTTTGAGGCATTGTGCATTCATGGTGATGGCGATGCATGGGTGTATACTTTCAGAAATACAG TCATCGACAGAACTAAGACAAGTTTTTAAGGATAGGATTCAGAAAGTTGGGACTGAAGGAGCTAATGTGTTGCGACTTCTGGGTGAAAAAGTAGAGAGAATGGAGAAACTTAGCCCACAAGACATACTCTTGGAGGTTCATGATGCTGCAGAGGATTTGCAGATGATGATTGACCAAAAGTCGTACCTTTTGGTAAATGCAGAGAGTTGGGAAAGTGGAAAACTGCCAGGAAAGTTCTCAGATCCTGAACAACTCCAAGAAATTAAGGATAACGAAAAAAGGCCATTTGTAATGAATTCCCTCAGTGAATCAGCCTATCTTAAATCATCTCTGTCAATACGAAATTTTGATCCACATAATCCAAACGCTAGTGTCATATCTGTTTCACAATGGGGTTCTGGAGAAAATGTGCTTAGACAGCAAACAATGTGGCCATCACGTCTCTCACTTATTAACGATTCCATTTCCAATGAGAGAGAGGCAAGGACGTATGAAAGTGCTAGTGCATTGTCACTTGCATCATTTACTTCTTCGTTGATTGAGTTTGTTGCGAGACTTCAGAACATCGTGAAATCATTTGAGGAACTCAGCGAGAAGGCTAAATTCAGAGAGCCTGTTGAGTCAAGTGGAACAAAAAGCGTTGGCTTCTGGGCTTGGCTGCTCAAACGGATAGGCAGAAAGGATTAA
- the LOC140826737 gene encoding uncharacterized protein, protein MGQAFRKLFDTFFGNSEMRVVMLGLDAAGKTTILYKLHIGEVLSTVPTIGFNVEKVQYKNVIFTVWDVGGQEKLRPLWRHYFNNTDGLVNVVDSLDRERIGRAKAEFQAIIRDPFMLNAVLLVFANKQDMKGAMTPMEVCEGLGLYDLKNRKWHIQGTCALKGDGLYEGLDWLASTLKEHRAAGFSSVGPSSF, encoded by the exons ATGGGACAAGCCTTTCGCAAGCTCTTCGATACCTTCTTCGGCAATTCTGAGATGCGg GTTGTGATGCTTGGGCTGGACGCTGCTGGCAAGACAACTATACTGTACAAGCTTCACATTGGAGAAGTTTTGTCGACAGTTCCTACAATCG GTTTTAATGTGGAGAAGgttcaatataaaaatgttatatTTACGGTGTGGGATGTGGGAGGACAAGAAAAATTACGACCATTATGGAGGCACTACTTTAATAACACTGATGGCCTGGTAAA TGTTGTGGACTCACTTGATAGAGAGAGAATTGGGAGAGCAAAGGCAGAGTTTCAG GCCATCATCAGGGACCCCTTCATGCTTAATGCTGTTCTATTGGTTTTTGCAAACAAACAAGACATG AAAGGAGCAATGACACCAATGGAAGTTTGCGAAGGCCTGGGTCTGTATGATCTTAAAAATAGGAAATGGCATATACAAGGGACGTGTGCACTTAAAGGAGATGGCTTGTATGAGGGGTTGGACTGGTTGGCAAGCACGTTGAAAGAACACAGGGCTGCTGGGTTTTCTTCAGTTGGTCCTTCATCATTTTGA
- the LOC140826694 gene encoding membrane protein of ER body-like protein isoform X1 produces MGNEAWRLEQVEEEEETTLLLVRKSKTEKNGSKVSETSTIIHGMNYKVISESDGQAIQSTFTANGSHKEEPDGVFEDEAENLVFFDKVQGLWKCRICSWTYQNGSVCIDHIQNHNGQFHKPMHDKILNFETEGVGHGKMEVSSESDKASEEIESADIDLIDEETEYDVETVLQKQNTHDLYCPNCNSCITGRVILRKRKRNKIQISVKRAKTENPPVQESDDQVHPHHIIGAEEDRDSGPDLFRCLSCFSFFMPTGNGFKFWKFGDKSRKENVRDEQVPRKKSWFPSIFAPHNQNTAIEQDVSRASEPLLGTGKNYDTLECEDKILLSPRHDHSTNDAKMEQHEIVAGYHLKEPIISNDQLEVVSGYYLKEPIISKEPLAVFAGYHLKEPIRGDEEVGVVAGYHLKEPVISKDVQVTHGSDLSVTTLTVDETEIVNEEPAQDAISVSRKGGSNLVIFSNEYGSTTIEKSEEGQIFIQTAQKGSTGEDTVITIDSYPATEIIRGIVIPAETAIPTQPTTQNGIPAQGRTEDVRRNSKIEVIKSIVYGGLAELITSLGVVSSAAGGDATTLNILALGMANLIGGFFVICHNLWELRCEQTDQVNSQSRYQELLGQRQNFKLHAIVCVLSYLIFGLTPIVVYGFSFRQSEESELKLVVVGAVSLVCIIALSIGKAYVCRPPKAYIKTVVNFVILGFMASGISYAAGVLVKRFLERLGLFQSTSVSDMIFNRDTTWASY; encoded by the exons ATGGGAAACGAAGCGTGGAGACTGGAGCAGGTCGAAGAAGAAGAGGAAACTACTCTTCTTCTAGTAAGAAAATCAAAAACTGAGAAAAATGGTAGCAAAGTCTCCGAAACTTCTACTATTATTCATGGAATGAATTATAAAGTAATTTCTGAGAGTGATGGACAAGCAATTCAGTCAACTTTCACAGCGAATGGATCTCACAAAGAAGAACCTGATGGGGTTTTTGAAGACGAAGCGGAGAACCTTGTTTTCTTTGACAAAGTTCAAG gattatggaaGTGTCGAATCTGCAGTTGGACATATCAGAATGGAAGTGTCTGTATTGACCACATTCAGAATCATAATGGGCAATTTCATAAGCCGATGCatgacaaaattttaaattttgaaactgAAG GTGTTGGGCATGGAAAGATGGAGGTATCATCTGAGAGTGATAAGGCCTCGGAAGAGATTGAAAGTGCAGATATTGATCTGATAGACGAGGAAACAGAATACGACGTCGAAACAGTGTTACAAAAACAAAACACGCATGATCTATACTGTCCTAATTGCAATTCTTGCATCACAGGAAGGGTTATTCTTCGCAAAAGAAAACGCAACAAAATTCAAATTTCGGTTAAGCGTGCCAAAACAGAAAATCCACCAGTTCAGGAATCTGATGATCAAGTTCATCCTCACCATATTATTGGTGCAGAAGAAGATCGTGACTCAGGGCCCGATTTATTTAGATGTTTATCATGCTTCAGCTTTTTTATGCCAACTG GAAACGGGTTCAAGTTTTGGAAATTTGGGGACAAAAGTAGGAAAGAAAATGTCCGGGATGAACAAGTACCACGTAAAAAGAGCTGGTTTCCCTCCATATTTGCACCACACAACCAGAACACAGCAATTGAGCAAG ATGTTTCTCGTGCTTCTGAACCACTTTTAGGGACTGGTAAAAATTATGACACTTTGGAATGTGAAGATAAGATCTTATTGTctccaaggcatgatcattcCACAAATG atgCTAAAATGGAACAGCATGAAATAGTCGCTGGCTATCATTTGAAAGAACCGATAATAAGCAACGACCAGCTTGAAGTAGTCTCTGGCTATTATTTGAAAGAACCAATAATAAGCAAGGAGCCGCTTGCAGTATTCGCTGGTTATCATTTGAAAGAACCAATAAGAGGCGATGAAGAGGTTGGAGTAGTAGCTGGCTATCACTTGAAAGAACCAGTTATAAGCAAAGATGTCCAAGTCACTCATGGCAGTGATCTATCGGTAACAACACTTACAGTAGACGAAACAGAAATTGTTAATGAAGAACCTGCACAAGATGCTATCTCCGTTTCAAGAAAAGGTGGATCAAATCTGGTGATCTTCTCAAACGAATATGGATCTACGACTATTGAGAAATCCGAGGAAGGCCAAATATTCATTCAGACAGCTCAAAAGGGAAGCACTG GGGAGGATACTGTAATAACTATAGACTCGTATCCAGCCACTGAAATAATTCGAGGCATAGTCATTCCAGCAGAAACAGCCATTCCGACACAACCTACCACTCAGAATGGTATACCAGCGCAAGGACGAACAGAGGATGTTAGAAGAAATTCTAAAATAGAAGTTATTAAAAGCATAGTTTATGGTGGATTGGCGGAGTTGATTACCAGCCTAGGTGTTGTGTCATCTGCAGCTGGAGGTGATGCCACCACAT TGAATATTCTAGCTCTCGGAATGGCCAATCTGATAGGAGGATTCTTCGTCATTTGTCACAAT CTTTGGGAACTAAGATGTGAGCAGACAGACCAAGTAAACAGTCAAAGTCGATACCAAGAGCTCCTAGGCCAAAGGCAGAACTTCAAACTTCACGCAATAGTTTGCGTTCTATCATATCTCATATTTGGTTTAACGCCTATCGTAGTGTATGGTTTTTCATTCCGGCAAAGTGAAGAAAGTGAACTAAAACTTGTGGTGGTAGGAGCAGTCTCTCTCGTGTGCATTATTGCTCTATCTATTGGAAAAGCCTATGTGTGTAGACCGCCTAAGGCTTACATAAAAACAGTCGTAAATTTTGTTATATTGGGGTTCATGGCCTCAGGAATTTCATATGCTGCTGGTGTGCTGGTGAAGAGATTTTTGGAGAGGCTTGGTCTGTTCCAATCAACTTCAGTTTCTGATatgatttttaatcgagacaCAACATGGGCTTCTTATTGA
- the LOC140826726 gene encoding uncharacterized protein yields MAAGASSSFTANLSAKSNSTPRFLQKSSFQRLSLQDAKRVGERIHSAGVVRIARRGIEITARAAAGAAKNIEVEVDKPLGLTLGQKPGGGVVITGVESGGNAAKAGLKVGDQVTYTSSFFGDELWPADKLGFTKTAIQAKPDSVYFVVSRGVEVDVKRLPKRPAPPTFGRKLTDAQKARATHICLDCGYIYTLQKSFDDQPDDYACPQCRAPKKRFSRYDVSTGKAVGGNSPPIAVILGLILGIGGVGALLVYGLQ; encoded by the exons ATGGCTGCCGGTGCATCTTCTTCTTTCACTGCCAACCTCTCTGCCAAATCCAATTCCACTCCTAGATTCTTGCAG AAGAGCAGTTTTCAAAGGTTGTCACTTCAAGATGCGAAAAGGGTCGGTGAGAGGATCCACAGTGCTGGTGTTGTGAGGATTGCGAGAAGGGGGATTGAGATCACGGCCAGGGCAGCAGCTGGTGCTGCTAAGAATATCGAGGTTGAAGTTGACAAGCCATTAGGCTTGACTCTAGGCCAAAAGCCAGGTGGCGGAGTGGTGATAACT GGTGTGGAAAGTGGTGGCAACGCTGCAAAAGCAGGACTGAAGGTTGGGGACCAGGTGACATACACCAGCAGCTTCTTCGGGGATGAACTTTGGCCTGCTGATAAGCTGGGATTCACCAAAACCGCCATCCAAGCTAAGCCGGATTCAGTCTATTTCGTTGTTAGCAG AGGTGTGGAAGTTGATGTGAAAAGGCTACCCAAGCGTCCAGCTCCCCCTACCTTTGGAAGAAAGCTAACCGACGCTCAAAAG GCGCGAGCTACTCACATATGCCTTGATTGTGGGTACATTTACACCCTGCAAAAATCTTTTGATGACCAA CCTGATGACTACGCCTGCCCCCAGTGTAGAGCCCCAAAGAAGAGGTTTTCAAGATACGATGTCAGTACAGGAAAGGCTGTCGGAGGGAATTCACCTCCCATTGCTGTTATCCTCGGACTTATTCTCGGGATTGGTGGTGTTGGAGCTTTGCTAGTTTATGGTCTTCAATGA
- the LOC140826746 gene encoding D-xylose-proton symporter-like 2, producing the protein MPSGNGKDPKTSRHSDGVQQPLLRSEYENFSVVSVILPFLFPAFGGLLYGYDIGATSSATISMQSADSSGISWYNLSSVEVGLVTSGSLYGALIGSILAFNVADFLGRRKELILSSLMYLVGALITAFAPAFVVLVIGRFIYGIGIGLAMHAAPMYIAETAPSQIRGRLISLKEFFIVLGMLMGYIAGSLLVESVSGWRYIYGISSPLAFIMGIGMWWLPPSPRWILLQAIQGKGDMQGLRDSAITCLCRLRGEAIVDSASQKVDEILLELSQMQEEREASIAEMFQGKCLKALQIGGGLVVFQQITGQPSVLYYATTIFQSAGFSAASDATKVSVLLGFLKLVMTGVAVLIIDRLGRRPLLLGGVSGIVISLFFLGSYYTYLGDIPAVAVAALLIYVGCYQLSFGPIGWLMISEVFPLRLRGRGLSVAVLLNFGANALVTFAFSPLKELVGAGILFFIFGGIAVLSLIFIFFVVPETKGLSLEEIEAKLL; encoded by the exons ATGCCTTCTGGGAATGGAAAG GATCCAAAAACTTCACGTCACAGCGATGGCGTGCAGCAGCCTCTTTTGAGAAGTGAATACGAGAATTTTTCGGTGGTTTCAGTCATTCTTCC GTTCTTGTTCCCTGCTTTTGGCGGACTACTCTATGGATATGATATTGGAGCCACATCCTCTGCTACTATCTCTATGCAG TCTGCCGATTCAAGTGGGATTTCATGGTATAATTTATCATCAGTGGAAGTTGGTCTTGTT ACAAGTGGCTCATTATACGGTGCATTGATAGGCTCAATTTTGGCGTTTAATGTGGCAGACTTTCTTG GAAGAAGGAAGGAACTAATTCTTTCCTCCTTGATGTACCTTGTTGGGGCGCTGATAACAGCTTTTGCTCCTGCTTTTGTCGTTTTGGTGATTGGGCGTTTCATTTATGGAATAGGAATTGGATTG GCAATGCATGCTGCTCCAATGTACATTGCCGAAACAGCTCCAAGTCAAATACGGGGACGGCTAATTTCCCTTAAGGAATTTTTTATTGTTCTTGGAATGCTT ATGGGCTATATAGCTGGTAGCCTTTTGGTCGAGTCAGTTTCAGGCTGGCGCTACATCTATGGAATTAGTTCTCCTTTGGCATTCATCATGGGAATTGGGATGTGGTGGCTGCCGCCATCACCCAGATGGATTCTTCTGCAAGCCATACAGGGAAAAGGAGACATGCAGGGTTTAAGAGATTCTGCTATTACTTGCTTGTGTCGGCTGAGAGGTGAAGCTATTGTTGATTCGGCATCTCAAAAGGTTGATGAAATTTTATTGGAGCTTTCTCAAATGCAAGAAGAGCGAGAAGCTTCAATAGCTGAGATGTTTCAGGGAAAATGCTTGAAAGCGCTTCAAATTGGTGGTGGGCTTGTTGTATTTCAGCAG ATAACAGGGCAACCAAGTGTCTTGTACTATGCCACAACAATTTTTCAG AGCGCAGGATTTTCTGcagcatcagatgcaacaaagGTGTCAGTTCTACTTGGTTTCCTGAAG CTGGTTATGACCGGGGTAGCCGTTCTAATTATTGATAGATTGGGGAGACGACCTCTGCTCCTTGGCGGTGTATCTGGTATT GTAATATCTCTATTTTTCTTGGGATCTTATTACACTTACCTAGGTGACATACCTGCTGTAGCTGTCGCTGCCTTGCTCATATATGTTGGATGTTACCAG TTATCATTTGGTCCCATTGGTTGGCTGATGATTTCAGAAGTGTTCCCCTTGCGTCTAAGAGGTCGAGGATTGAGCGTAGCAGTTCTACTGAATTTTGGCGCAAATGCGCTTGTGACCTTTGCGTTTTCTCCTCTGAAG GAGTTGGTTGGAGCTGGGATTCTTTTTTTCATATTCGGGGGCATAGCAGTGTTGTCTCTCATATTCATCTTCTTTGTTGTACCAGAGACGAAAGGGCTTTCCCTTGAAGAAATTGAGGCTAAACTGCTTTAA